A stretch of DNA from Takifugu flavidus isolate HTHZ2018 chromosome 13, ASM371156v2, whole genome shotgun sequence:
CACTAAACTAGTGACACAACCTTGTTTTTGCTGAGCATCAGCAACAGGCTGCATTTATTCATCCCAGATGTCCAGAAAATCCTTTGGATGGAATGAAAGCAACCTTGAATTTGTCAAAACAACTCTTAAATTGCAAGACCTCCGAGGACATCGGgaaaaacatcctttttttaTTCGTGTTTCTGGTTTAATAAATAATACACACTTACTGTTAGCACAGCACATGCGTAGCAGCCAGCGTTGCTCCACTACTTCCCAGAAATACGTCCTGCAGCCAGTCTTTTCCCCAACAATTGTCAGATCTTATCACatctgtgtgtatatgtgtgtgttcatgcacgtgtgtgcagaGGGATGATTAACTTCACTTTTCTCTTGAGGCAACTTACAGTAAAGGCTGCAGTTGACGGCTTCACATGTTTCAACTTatgtggagcacacacacacacaccccccacacacacacacacacacccccacacacacacacacacacaccccccccccccacacacacacacacacacacacacacacacacagagttaaagAAGTTCATTAGCCATTCTGTCGAATGCTGAGTCAAAACAGAGGAGGGATTCCAAAGTGAAGACAGCGgggaaaatgatttaatttctttttccgATAAGACGATCGGAGAACAGGGAAAACATTCACCAGTGAATTGGACAATGTCCATTTGTTTTGAACATATTACAAAGGACAGCGTGCATGCAGCAGTAGTCAAGTTTACACTTAAAGACCACGCTGATGTCCCGGCGTTGTGCATccatacatgcacacacccaaACTTTTGTAATCATAAAGGCTTGTTTAAAAGATgggaaatgattttttaaaagcacaggTGAAGGTGCATTGAGCTCTGGGGAAGgttaaatgtacattttaaataGCTAAATGTTACCCGGAAACCCAGGAAAatcatgtgtttgtttgctttttcccACTTATTATAAAACATCAGCATCGATTTTTCtgccataaaacacacacaggtgtgttttatCTTGCTGGGCAATTTCCCCTATTTCAACAGAGATACACATAACTTTTAAAGGCATCAGACCAAATTTGGCAACGTCGAGGTCGTCCTCAGCACAGGATGTGACATATATGGTGTGTGCTGGTCAACACTTGTTCAATCAGACTGTTTGAAccggaagggggggtggggggttggacTGGGATATTAATCCACTGATGCTTCCGATCAGCTCACAGCCGGAGAATACTCCGAATTTTGATTAAGCCCCACTCAAACAGGTCAGCTATATAATTCCCTTATGATCGGACCCTTTCAGGGCTTTTAGGGGTGTGACATGGAGAGGTAGGCGAGGGGGCGGGTGTGGGCGTAGAGCGAGAGAGGTGAGTAAGAGATGAGTCAACAGCCCTCCACTATAAGACACCCTGATGGAGCCTACCAGTGGCACACGCTCGAACGCCACTAAGGTAAGGTCAgcgccctttttttttttctcggggGGGGTTTGCTTTTGTCGGTGCATGTTTGTTCTTGAAATACTGGCTGTTATCGTACAAGATGTTAGTGGCAGGTGAGAGATTGTTGCACATATCAGCTGGGAGTTTGCATTTGAGTCTGGATGCAGATTTCCCTGTGGGAATTTCCCAATGCTGCAGACATCAGTACAACTGCAagaaagttttaaaaataaataaataaaatgaccaGGAGGTGATAAGCTGAAGGATATGGGACGATGGTGAAATGGCCAGTGAGCGAAGGAAATGCGTGAACCATGTGGCTGACTTTGTTACTCTTCCAGGAAGCTTTCAGGAGCAACACCTGGACAAAAAGGTGCCGACATGGATCACATTCTGGCCCTTGTGCTGGCCCTGCTGCCGCTGAGCTTGTGCGTGGCCCTGCCTGGTGCACTGGATGCAATGGACgtggagaagatgaagtcaAAGGTGACCTGGAAGGCCCAAGGGCTGGTGGCCCGGATAGACAAGCATTTCCCGGTAACCCGCCATTTGTTTCACAATCTTCGCTCTTCCTTGATTGGTTATCGGCACCCGTGTCACTAACACTGGCCTTTTCACCGCAGGATCACGGCCTCCGCGTCGACACCGACAAGGTGGAGGGATCCGCCTCTGTTGTGGCCTCCCTGGAGAGTTACAACAACCTGATTTCGGACCGCTTCGGCGGCGTCTCGCAGATCAAGACCGAAATCTCCTCTCTGGCGGGTTACCTCAATCACTGGAGGGAGGGCAACTGCCAAGAGCAGCAGCCCAAAGTGCGGCCGAGGAGGAACATCTTCAATCACACCGTGTCCCTTGAGGCTCTGATGAGGGTGAAGGAGTTCCtcaagctgctgcagaaaaatcTGGATCTTCTGGAGAGATGTTAGAAAACGGACCAGTGTTTGGGAGTCATGGCtggttttcccccctttttggaggatttcCTGCCACGTCTTCCTCCGTGATGCCATCTGTATATTATCTTACACTTGTACATTTTACGCAgttaatgcatttatttatctaCTCTTGAAAGTGTATTTTGAAACATAGTTTGTAGAAAAACACCCAAAACCTTGTGCGAGAAGCGGGCGGCACAGAAAGGCTTTTCTGTATCGCTGCAGCCGCGCCGACagaaaaatggttaaaaaataaaataaaaatatctagAAATATGCCGGTGTGTACACCTAAATGCACCTAAACACAATTTCAACTCTTCCAGGACAGCAGCTGAAGTAAATATTGCAATGACCAACAAAGAAACTTGCCAGGGTTACCAGGTGTGTTTGTACGTGACCAAGGACACGCGGGATAGACCCACTTTGGGCACGCCTCGATGTCATCTCTCCCCTCAAAAAATTGCAAcactttgtttatttttatactgtTGACTATTTTTTTGAACAGACTGGATTGAATATGCAAATAAGGACCAATTTCCTGCCGTTTGTGTGCTGACATGCAGAGACACATCAGGGTTTGGAAATACTGACTGTTTATCCAGATTCCTGATAactgatctcacacacacaactttcTGCCGATGTAACAGATGAGACACCAGTTCACATCTTCCGGATGTCTTTTATTGTGGctgttttaaaaacaaaataataaatgaaaacagttgGAACGGGGCCAGTTGAGTTAAGGGGATGGTAGGAGTTGTACAAACAAATCTGACACCCACGACGCTTGGACTTTGAAAAAACATGGGCTGTCAGCGGATGGGGGACcctcactcacacccacacgcgctcacacacacacagacacagacatacAAACGCACACTTGCACTTCACAAACTATCAAACCACTTGTTCCTCTTCATGTTGCTGCCCTTGTCACTGGACGCCATCAGTTTCTTCTTGTACTGCGACACCAGGCTTTCAAAATGATCCCCATTCCGGTTTTTGAAAGGCTTCTTTGCCGTTTTTACCTAAAAAGAATTAATTAAACACAGCGGGTGAGCAGAGGTGATAAAGCACCCCCAAATACAGCGGAATAAACGGACAATGAGGAATAAACGGGGCTGTTGGTAGATTCTGGTCTTCGGTGAGGAAATTCTCCCACTTATCTTATTAAACTTTACAATGTTGCTCGGTATTTTTCCTACGTGGTCATCTTTTTCTGGGAAAAGATGATTCTGAACAGTTGATTGGCAGCGGTATTAACTGTGTAGGAAGCTGCGCGTCCACAAACTTGCAAGCTAAAACTTATCGGGTGCAAGTTTACGTGTGGACATGTTACAGGCGAGAAAGTTGCTGCTTTTTTATGCTCCTTGACCTTAACTTTTACTTTACATCTCACTCACATTCACCAATCACTTGTTGCTACATCAGCATGCCTGATTTATTCAACTGGATTGTATGTCTAAAAGGCAATTTGCAGGATTATGGGTGGAGTCTTGCAAGATTATCCTATAAAATTAATCTGTGGTCTGACGTGTGTTAAGATTTATCCAAAACAGTTGGCGCCCACAAtcataaatattaaacttgACCAAAAtctttgactgtgtgtgtgtgtggggggaaagTGTCATGGCGCTGTGCATAGTGACGCTGAAGCATTCTTTTTGTATTCTTTTTGTCTGAGATTACACAGGACCATCAAATCTGTTCAATAccgattttttttgtgtgtgtgtgtggggagataaaaacaaaatcccaCAAAGTCAAAATCTCCCACTTAATGGTCTGTGAACTATAAGCATGTGCTGAGCCCACATGCATTCTACGTCACCAAACTAGTGCAGGAATTCAGTTTCCTTGTGTGCATGTAAACGCACGTACTGTGTCATGTTCTGAGATTAGTCACTTTTTCGGATGTTCATTTGCTGTCAGGGTTAAGGGTGGGGCTTAGGGTGACTGCTTTTCTGGCACTCAAACTACTACATCACCAACCTTTATACGACTCTATGCAAATTTAAGCAACTCCCCCTTTTACTTTCTGACGGTAAATTTAGGAAGAAGAATAAATCTCAGAAAGCCACACGGAGGCTGAGAGCCCTCACCTGCTTTTGTAGCTGTCTGGGTTTTTCCATCTGTTGCATTTTCTGTGCTTTTCTGCTCATTCCCGGTCTGGTTTTCTTGGGAGGGGGAACCTTCTGCTTTCCTCGATCACGCATTCTGCAATAATAAacaaatagataaataaataataaatagtgTGAGCAAATGAGCATTGCTAAAAAAGAAGATGCAAAGTTTTACTGAGGTTAAGTTTAAAATGTAACATACACAAAGTAAGAAATGTATGCAGTTATACAATTATGGGACAAGGTAGTAGGCAATTTTCTGCCAAGTTAAAACAAGCAAGAGGCAAAATAGTTTTAGGATGGTGTTAGGATTCCTCAATAGCAAAACAGATTTTGCTTAGAAAATTGGAAACTCAAATCAAACAAATCATAAAACGCTGCCCCTGGCTTAGCATCCAAAAGCTCTGCCACAGAGGTTAAATACACAATGTGACCTGCCAAAACTGTACCTGATCTTTGGTCCTCGGTGGGAAGGAAATGCAAGGACCTTCCTCCGCTTCTTGCCGTTCTGCAATTCTATGTGCTCCACTTCTGGGTTGGTCACGAATCCCAAATGGCTTTTATTTGGTGTCTGGCCacgaggagcagctggaagaacagaaaagaggaaaCTGAAAATTAGTTTGATTCTAAAGTAAAGTCTAAGAACTGTTTTTTTCATATTAGATTTTAGTACAGTTGCATGTGTAGTATGTGTTACATCTAAAAGCAAATCTGAGGCGCTTACTCATCTGTACAGATGGATCCTTTACACTTTTCCCCCGACTATGCAGCTCTGATGATTCCTGTATGTTAATGTCTGTCCcaggactctttttttctctaGTCATCTGGGATTGAGAGGCTCCTTTCaaggtttcctttttaaaaaaaacaagacaaagtcAACTTCCATTTGAGAGTGGGGAGAAAATCAGCATCATTAGGAAACTGGGTGTGTGAATGAATTCAAACATACTTTGTATTTTTGTTGCCTCAGTTCTTTAATTTTGAGTTTTCTTGAATCCTCCAAGGAGAATTCAACAATTGGCCTCTGCATGGTAACAATAAAGCAattagtttcaaaataaaaaaagttttttttaaactctaaGTTATAATGCTGATAATGATTTTACGTCTTTGATGTATTGTAAAAGTTTACCTTGTTTGGACCAAAGATGTTAGGGTTGTTGTTAAGGTAACGAAGTGCACCAAGAGCGTGTTCGTGTTCCTTAAACTGCACAAATCCGTAACCTAAAGACTGCCCCATCACCTGACCCTTCAGTGGCTTTTTGTCATACATCACCCGGCTCTAAAAGCACAAACGTCACATGCAGCGGAAATCGGTTGAAAACAGCACCCCCTACCGGACATGTGGCCAATTTCTCaaccaaaataaatgtgatatttttttCCTAACCTCATTAACGAAGACTCCTTTGTTCCCTTTAACAGCTTGCAGACACAGAGCTTTGAGTTTTTTACTGTCCACAGACTTTGGCAAGTTATGGATACACAGGCGAGTCTTTGAGACGTACACGTTTAAGTCCCGGAGCTTGGCCCTCTTTAGCTCTTCAAACTAAAGTGAACAAATAAGTATCAATACAAGAGTTATCAAAGTAATGACGAGTGCAAGACGTGATGATCATGATCATTGGTCTTTTAAAAAATTATCTAGACGTACTCTGGTTCTTTTGATCATGTCTGTTTCGGACACCCCCTCTGCAGCCTTAGTTCCAGCACGGATCACTGCGAAATACCCATTATGTTACAGTTTAAGGCTGATATGATAAAGAAGGTGGTGAAAAAGAAGAATTAAAAGTGTGGACTCACAGCCTTCTCGTGCCAGGTATAGGTTTCTGGTGCCAGTTTCCACTTTCACTTTGTTTACTTTCATCTTGACAGCATCTTCTTTGCTGACTGCTGTCACAATAAACAGCTTTCGGCCATCTACACGAATCCCACCGCACTGCATCACAGGACAAAACATTTAATGTGCAGAAACATGCCAAAAAAGCTTGGTAAGGACATTAAATTGATTACCTCTGATTCATCTTGTGCTGCAGCTATGCACTGGTCAGCGGACTCTTTGCTTTTGAACTGGGCAAATGCACAACCTGGAAAAAGAGCACCAAGAAAACCCATCAGTCAGAAAGCAATGTGTTTCAGTCCGCTGTGACCAACTGACCTTTTGAATGTTCCGTTTCTGGCTGCATAACAATCTTTACATATTTAAGTTCTCCAAACTGCAGGAGAACCTTCTCaagatcctcctcctctgtgtcaaAAGACAGGTTCCTTGAACAGAAATGAATTAAATCAACAATGGAAAAACAGATTAGGAAATGTGTCCACAGCTGTTACATCACAACTAAAATGCACAATTGTGCTTTACCCACTTTTATCAGTAACAGATCAGTATTTAAAAGAATCACACACCTGATGAAAATGGTTCTGCCCTCTTTCACATCCGATGGCAAATCTTTTTTCACGGTCTTCTTTTGAGCTACAGATGAACATGTCACAGAAGATCATGTTTTAACTACAGTATGgatgaaaatatttttaaattggCATAAATTTATGGCATGAATTTTACCCGATTTATCTTTCTCATCATTGCCCTCGTCAacgtcatcatcgtcatcatcactatctttgtcatcatcatcactatctttgtcatcatcatcatcttcactgtcttcgtcatcgtcatcatcgtcatcttcatcatcatcgtccaGGGACACATCATCTTCCTCGGtgtcatcttcctcctcatgagAGGCTTCATCGTCCGATGGAGATTCCACTTCCTGCCGTGTGGCTGGTTTAGACAAAACTCTGTAAAAAGAGTTTTTTTGCAagactttaaaaatgtaaccatTTTACATGCGTAACAACAGACCCTATACAGCAAAGCTGAGGTTCACTTTTTCTTTGGAGGTCCTGCTGATGCCATTTCTTCATCTTTGTTATCATCTTCAGTGACAGTCGTGGCATTAGACTGATGTGGAGCTTCTTccaaagtgtttttcttttctaatttgTAAACAAAACAGTAtaattactaaaaaaaaaaaaaaatcataatgcCATATCATGGTTCTTTGTCTATTATTTTAAGGTTACCTGCACTTGAAGATGACTGTGTAGCAACATACCGGTCCTTTGGCACAGCCCAGTCAACTGCAACCTGCCGACCTATGAATGAAAAGAATTCGATTCCAAATATGTATATTAAAATTAAATGACAATCACAAACATCATTTCGATCTGACCTTTGATTTCCTTCAAGTTGAGGGCATTCAGCGCTTTCGCCGCACTGGACATGTTTTTAAACTGGACAAATGCAAAACCTCGCATCTTCCCATCTAGAATACAAAAACATTAAGTCACAAATATAGGTCACGTGATGGTTATCATGTGGAGTGTATGCTTTTTGCAAGATCAAACTTTTATTCACCAggctttagaggaattttagccTCAAGAATCGGTCCAAATGTGGTACAAACTTGCTTCAGATCATTCTCTGAACACTGTCAATACAAGAGAGTCTCATTTATTAAAGTGTCCTCTGCTTCTACCGGTTTCTATACCCATGTAGCTCACTGCACCTGAAAACTGAGATTCCTGATGATGAGCCTCGCTTTGAGAACGTTTTTCCTGATGCCTTTGGGTGCatgttcatttttcttcttttccgtATCCAGAGCTTtaagcagaaacagaaacagtacCGTTAGATGTGTAGTACAAGCTATCTAGAATATGACTTCATACATACACACCCGGTTTCTTTTTCTCGTGCATTTTCTTCTTTGACACACATAGTGTAATCTTCTGTCCATcgtattcttttatttctttcatggCTCGTTGTACATCTTCCGTCATTGAATAAGTAACATAACCAAATCCACGACATTTTTGTGTGCCTGGTTGATGAATGAAATAATGGTAACACGTGTTTTTGGCTGCACTACTAACAAATCTGTAAATTGTCTAATTATGGAGTGAAACACACAAGCTCACCTTTTTCGTTGACCACGAAGCACTGTTTTACCGGACCAATTTCAGAGAATATTTCCTCTAAGCGTTCATTCGAGGCTGTAGTTGGGAGGCGGCTAACAAACACGGTATGTTCTGACATGTCTGctgccatgctaatgctaacgacaGCCACTAATGACGTAATCAACAATTACTTAGTGGAGCCTAAACTAAGTATAACACTTGAATCCGAAGCCAGTCCGTTTAATGATATGAGTCCATCAAATTAACATATGAAATGTTAATTTAAAGAATGACTACACTCCAGATCACATCGCATGTTTACATATGTGGGCCGCCATCTTGGAAATCTAAACGGAACCGGAAGTATCTTGTGATTACCCATTATCGCTGCCTCGTGACCAGGAAGTTTATTTGTTGTCACTTTGTGTATTTTCAATATTGTGAACAATTACGCCAGTTCTATGCACACATTTTGATCTATTTAGTGAatagatatttacatttaaattatggAACTGACAAAAAAGCAATAACctagaaataaaatgaataactgCATATTCTTATAATCTAACTTGCATATTGGAATATGCAATAGTATCAGTCAATGCAGTGGAAAGTGAAGAGTAACAACTGGTCAGGCTAATCACGTAagatcaataaaataaaatcacaacacACTTACATTCACCCTGAAAAGCCCCAGAGGgctttatatttatttcaaaaagctTCAGAAAGAACAGTATTTATACATGTATGTAGTTGCAAATGGCATATAGGTTCAAGAATTTATATAATGTagcattaattaaaacattaaacGATTAATGTCTTACACTGTGGCATTTACGCAACAAATTATggtatgtaaaataaaatacacacttGGAGAAACGTTATCTTATTTGACCTGCTTTAGCGtgagttttttttaagtaatttgAAACTAGTtgaaatatactgtatttattattgATCCACAACATTCATGCCAGGGAACAATTATAATCAGTCATTGTTGAGtataaataattgaataaaactGATAATCAGATCAGATACAGTACAAAGTCCTCAGACCTTGGAGCCCTGTAATTCAGGTACTTTGATCTACCCCACATTAATTTGGAGCTTGTCTTATAGAAATAAAAACTTAGTAACAGACTCGTGGGTATGATCAAGAAGATGACCGTCATCCAGTTTGAGGTATCATGCATCCTTCTAACCAGACATTGTGAGATAAGCAGTGACTGAGCTACAACCTCACAGGGACGCCTGGAAGTATCTCCTTGGGTGGTTCCTGAGCAGTTTTTAATGGTCTGGCAGGAGGCACTATCCTGCAGAGAGAACCCATCTCATCACAGACCCGCTGACACCAGGCAGTTTTTTGAGCAGGTGCAAGATAAAAGCCGTGCAAAATATACCAAGGTCGGCATCGTGATGTGCTTTAGGTTAGGAGAAACAGTTTCCACATTCAAGCACACTTGTTATTGTTAAAGCTGAGGCACCAGAGACATGGAGACACCTCCTGCCCTGCTTTTCCCATTTGCTTTCGTTTCGTACATTCCTTCGCAGACATAAAATTATTAGCATATCACACCATCTCATCTAGTAATCAGAGAATATTATGATTAGTTAAAATCAAATCCCATGCAACTTATTCAGATTACACCGAAATAAATCTTCATAAATCATGTTTCAAGGAGAAAATAAGCCATGTTTGAAAAGATATTAGAGCTTGGCCTTCAGAGGGCTGAGCTGGAGTGAGCACAGGAACCTGTCTACATGGCTCAGATATTCCTGTGGGTGCCTCTTGAGGTGACTCGCATGCGTCGAATCCTCCCACTTCTTCGCAGTCACATCCATTCCACGTTTCCTCCAGTGACTGATCAGTTCTTCTGTCATTTGTGCGTTACTCATCAAATCATTCTCACAGAAGAACAGCAGCACGGGCGCAGTCACTGGAGTGTTCCAAAACACATCGATGCCCTTTTCGAAGTGGTCCACTGTCTGGCTTTTGAATAAGCTAAAGTATGTCAGACTTGCGTGTTTTACCAGGGTTTCCAAGTTTGGAAATAAAGTTTTCCCAAGACCTGTGCAAAGATGAGGAATGGTTGAtgaaaacatacaaatgcaGATCCAGCCTGTGTGAGATGGcattaaaaacataataaatagTATGAGCGCAATAAACATTAATGCTGACCTGCCGCCATCG
This window harbors:
- the LOC130536113 gene encoding leptin isoform X1, encoding MEPTSGTRSNATKVRKLSGATPGQKGADMDHILALVLALLPLSLCVALPGALDAMDVEKMKSKVTWKAQGLVARIDKHFPDHGLRVDTDKVEGSASVVASLESYNNLISDRFGGVSQIKTEISSLAGYLNHWREGNCQEQQPKVRPRRNIFNHTVSLEALMRVKEFLKLLQKNLDLLERC
- the LOC130536113 gene encoding leptin isoform X2, with product MDHILALVLALLPLSLCVALPGALDAMDVEKMKSKVTWKAQGLVARIDKHFPDHGLRVDTDKVEGSASVVASLESYNNLISDRFGGVSQIKTEISSLAGYLNHWREGNCQEQQPKVRPRRNIFNHTVSLEALMRVKEFLKLLQKNLDLLERC
- the rbm28 gene encoding RNA-binding protein 28 isoform X2, encoding MAADMSEHTVFVSRLPTTASNERLEEIFSEIGPVKQCFVVNEKGTQKCRGFGYVTYSMTEDVQRAMKEIKEYDGQKITLCVSKKKMHEKKKPALDTEKKKNEHAPKGIRKNVLKARLIIRNLSFQCSENDLKQVCTTFGPILEAKIPLKPDGKMRGFAFVQFKNMSSAAKALNALNLKEIKGRQVAVDWAVPKDRYVATQSSSSAEKKNTLEEAPHQSNATTVTEDDNKDEEMASAGPPKKKVLSKPATRQEVESPSDDEASHEEEDDTEEDDVSLDDDDEDDDDDDDEDSEDDDDDKDSDDDDKDSDDDDDDVDEGNDEKDKSAQKKTVKKDLPSDVKEGRTIFIRNLSFDTEEEDLEKVLLQFGELKYVKIVMQPETEHSKGCAFAQFKSKESADQCIAAAQDESECGGIRVDGRKLFIVTAVSKEDAVKMKVNKVKVETGTRNLYLAREGLIRAGTKAAEGVSETDMIKRTRFEELKRAKLRDLNVYVSKTRLCIHNLPKSVDSKKLKALCLQAVKGNKGVFVNESRVMYDKKPLKGQVMGQSLGYGFVQFKEHEHALGALRYLNNNPNIFGPNKRPIVEFSLEDSRKLKIKELRQQKYKETLKGASQSQMTREKKSPGTDINIQESSELHSRGKSVKDPSVQMTAPRGQTPNKSHLGFVTNPEVEHIELQNGKKRRKVLAFPSHRGPKIRMRDRGKQKVPPPKKTRPGMSRKAQKMQQMEKPRQLQKVKTAKKPFKNRNGDHFESLVSQYKKKLMASSDKGSNMKRNKWFDSL
- the rbm28 gene encoding RNA-binding protein 28 isoform X1, translated to MAADMSEHTVFVSRLPTTASNERLEEIFSEIGPVKQCFVVNEKGTQKCRGFGYVTYSMTEDVQRAMKEIKEYDGQKITLCVSKKKMHEKKKPALDTEKKKNEHAPKGIRKNVLKARLIIRNLSFQCSENDLKQVCTTFGPILEAKIPLKPDGKMRGFAFVQFKNMSSAAKALNALNLKEIKGRQVAVDWAVPKDRYVATQSSSSAEKKNTLEEAPHQSNATTVTEDDNKDEEMASAGPPKKKVLSKPATRQEVESPSDDEASHEEEDDTEEDDVSLDDDDEDDDDDDDEDSEDDDDDKDSDDDDKDSDDDDDDVDEGNDEKDKSAQKKTVKKDLPSDVKEGRTIFIRNLSFDTEEEDLEKVLLQFGELKYVKIVMQPETEHSKGCAFAQFKSKESADQCIAAAQDESECGGIRVDGRKLFIVTAVSKEDAVKMKVNKVKVETGTRNLYLAREGLIRAGTKAAEGVSETDMIKRTRFEELKRAKLRDLNVYVSKTRLCIHNLPKSVDSKKLKALCLQAVKGNKGVFVNESRVMYDKKPLKGQVMGQSLGYGFVQFKEHEHALGALRYLNNNPNIFGPNKRPIVEFSLEDSRKLKIKELRQQKYKETLKGASQSQMTREKKSPGTDINIQESSELHSRGKSVKDPSVQMTAPRGQTPNKSHLGFVTNPEVEHIELQNGKKRRKVLAFPSHRGPKIRMRDRGKQKVPPPKKTRPGMSRKAQKMQQMEKPRQLQKQVKTAKKPFKNRNGDHFESLVSQYKKKLMASSDKGSNMKRNKWFDSL